TTCCAAAAACTTAGTCTAAAATGATTAATATAGATGAAAAAGAGGAGAAATCTTCTTTTTTATTTTTTTGTATTTATAGTTTTATAGATATGAAAATTATAACCATATAAAGAATGAAAAAGTGTGGACATTTAAAGACAATGGGAATACAATACAGTTAGAAGATTAGACAGTTATCTAAATATCTAATTGATTATCTAAACCTAAAAAAATATAAGGAGAAATTAATATGTCAATTCTCAATTTACCGTTTAAGGCACTTGCAGACCCAACAAGGAGAAAAATTATTTTATTATTGAAAGAGAAAGATTTGACTGCTGGAGAAATAGCAGAACATTTTAATATGACTAAACCAAGTATTTCTCACCATCTTAATGCTTTAAAACAATCGCTTTTGGTAACAGATGAACGTAAGGGCCAATATATTTATTATTCGCTTGATACTACAGTGTTTCAAGAAGTAACTAATTGGTTTTTTAACACAACACATGTTAATGAGGGGGAAAGTGAAAATGAAAAAGATAAGTAATGTTTTAAAAAAAGACAAGGGAATTTTAATCCTTATATTTTTAGGATTTGCACTTGGAGTATATTTTTATCCATTACTCCCTAATAGAGTACCTATACATTGGAATTTTAAAGGCCAA
This window of the Clostridium estertheticum genome carries:
- a CDS encoding autorepressor SdpR family transcription factor, which translates into the protein MSILNLPFKALADPTRRKIILLLKEKDLTAGEIAEHFNMTKPSISHHLNALKQSLLVTDERKGQYIYYSLDTTVFQEVTNWFFNTTHVNEGESENEKDK